Proteins encoded by one window of Flexibacter flexilis DSM 6793:
- the pheA gene encoding prephenate dehydratase, giving the protein MSLELLRQQIDELDEQIIGLLNRRMEVVKQIGQFKRDQKTVVYRPEREKFIIERLDKLSSTGLLNRAAIEAIYLEIFAVSRHLELSEKIAYLGPEGSFCHQAAESRFGAISTYFPLPNISSVFEAVTTERVRFGVVPIENNQEGTVQESIDRLLEGGVQIVAELALPIHFSFASQQEDMRKIKRIYSKDIAFGQCRKFLNDYAKDIERKEVASTSLAAKLASEDPEGAALCAEVAAKLYNLPVLFSNVQDSSNNRTRFLILSKTFSNQPSGQDKSSFVAQLSNEPGSLANLLNEFNSAHINLNRVESRPAREGNAFNYKFLIECDGHVSNEPLKSIVENSQNALKWIGSYVKEC; this is encoded by the coding sequence ATGTCTTTAGAACTTTTGCGCCAACAAATAGACGAATTAGACGAGCAAATCATTGGTTTGCTTAACCGCCGTATGGAGGTGGTCAAACAAATTGGGCAGTTCAAACGCGACCAAAAAACTGTCGTATATCGTCCTGAACGTGAGAAGTTTATCATAGAACGCCTCGACAAACTTAGCTCTACGGGCTTGCTGAACAGAGCCGCCATAGAAGCCATTTACTTAGAAATTTTTGCGGTAAGTAGGCACTTGGAACTCAGCGAAAAAATCGCGTATCTGGGGCCTGAAGGTAGTTTTTGTCATCAAGCCGCCGAAAGCCGTTTTGGGGCGATAAGCACGTATTTCCCGTTGCCAAATATTAGTTCGGTGTTTGAGGCGGTAACCACCGAACGCGTGCGGTTTGGGGTTGTGCCTATCGAAAACAACCAAGAAGGAACGGTGCAAGAATCCATTGACAGACTGCTGGAAGGTGGCGTGCAAATTGTGGCGGAACTGGCCTTGCCAATTCATTTTTCGTTTGCCAGCCAACAAGAAGATATGCGCAAAATCAAGCGTATTTATTCCAAAGATATAGCCTTCGGCCAGTGTCGCAAATTCTTGAATGATTATGCCAAAGACATTGAACGTAAGGAAGTTGCTTCTACATCGCTTGCCGCAAAACTCGCTTCCGAAGACCCTGAAGGCGCAGCACTTTGCGCAGAAGTAGCCGCCAAACTTTATAATTTGCCTGTGCTTTTCTCGAACGTACAAGACAGCAGCAATAACCGCACGCGCTTCTTGATTTTGAGCAAAACATTTAGTAACCAACCAAGCGGCCAAGACAAAAGTAGTTTTGTGGCGCAGCTTTCCAACGAACCGGGTAGCCTTGCCAACTTGCTCAACGAGTTTAATTCGGCACACATTAACCTAAATCGTGTGGAAAGTCGTCCCGCGCGCGAAGGCAATGCTTTCAATTACAAATTTTTGATAGAATGCGACGGTCACGTAAGCAACGAACCGCTAAAAAGTATTGTTGAAAATAGCCAAAACGCGCTCAAGTGGATTGGTAGCTATGTTAAAGAGTGTTAA
- a CDS encoding T9SS type A sorting domain-containing protein gives MKKAFLLLITTITSQCVWAQGIVLNSGATINVTSGTNLRVVNSFLANKAGGSINNDGTIYLDSTYQQSGATYTGGAASWLWFEGTSNQSIIATSAPTIARLKVDNAAGVTLTQDLNISDVLMLTQGTLDLNSHNVDLGATGVLLEGRAANRTVVDNTSGLSQSNKGGYIRASSRSTNSTLTEVAGMGIHLADAGTVSIDRYHYQGTSVGSGGIKKVYEVSGTPTNAQMRIEFSANELGTMANTNALQLYHFNGSTWDKHTSTWNNALPSFVDGTGINSFSPWTVGEEPPLPIQLLRFEGNRKNPEIVTLNWKTASEINNNGFEVEMSADNQRFEKVTFVKGAGNSNKSIDYQTNVPQADAAYFRLKQIDADGKFSYSHSVFVGTERQTLAASIYPNPNKGNFTLLCNGLDQSTGSYEISNALGQMVASGVVRASSENLILNNLPAGMYFVKIAVGETITLQKMEITK, from the coding sequence ATGAAAAAAGCTTTTTTACTACTAATCACAACCATAACATCGCAATGCGTTTGGGCGCAAGGCATTGTACTCAACAGTGGCGCAACCATCAACGTTACCAGTGGTACAAATTTGCGTGTTGTTAATTCATTTCTTGCCAACAAAGCAGGCGGCAGCATCAACAACGACGGTACGATTTACTTAGACAGTACATATCAGCAAAGCGGCGCAACTTATACGGGTGGTGCGGCCAGTTGGTTGTGGTTTGAAGGAACTTCTAATCAAAGTATTATTGCTACTTCCGCGCCGACCATCGCGCGTCTGAAAGTAGATAATGCCGCTGGCGTTACGCTTACACAAGACCTCAACATCTCTGATGTGCTGATGCTCACCCAAGGTACGCTTGACCTGAACAGCCATAACGTTGATTTGGGAGCAACTGGCGTACTTTTGGAAGGTCGCGCCGCCAACAGAACCGTAGTGGATAATACTTCTGGCCTGAGCCAAAGCAACAAAGGTGGTTACATTCGTGCCAGCAGCCGCAGTACAAACAGCACACTGACGGAAGTAGCAGGCATGGGTATTCACTTGGCCGATGCGGGTACGGTGAGCATAGACCGTTACCATTATCAGGGTACAAGTGTCGGTAGTGGCGGTATCAAAAAAGTATATGAGGTATCGGGTACGCCTACCAATGCACAAATGCGTATTGAGTTCAGTGCCAATGAATTGGGTACAATGGCTAATACAAATGCCTTGCAACTATACCATTTCAACGGCTCTACTTGGGACAAACATACTAGCACTTGGAACAACGCGTTGCCTTCTTTCGTGGACGGCACGGGTATCAACTCGTTTTCGCCTTGGACGGTGGGCGAAGAACCTCCACTACCGATTCAACTACTTCGTTTTGAAGGAAATAGAAAAAATCCTGAAATCGTAACACTGAACTGGAAAACTGCTTCCGAAATTAATAACAATGGTTTTGAAGTAGAAATGTCGGCAGATAATCAACGATTTGAGAAAGTAACTTTTGTGAAAGGAGCAGGAAACAGCAACAAATCCATTGATTACCAAACCAACGTACCGCAAGCTGATGCCGCTTATTTTCGCCTAAAACAAATAGATGCGGACGGAAAATTTAGCTATTCGCATAGCGTATTTGTAGGCACAGAACGCCAAACGCTCGCCGCTTCTATTTATCCTAACCCCAACAAAGGAAACTTTACGCTGTTGTGTAATGGTTTAGACCAAAGTACGGGAAGCTATGAAATTAGCAATGCTTTAGGGCAAATGGTGGCCAGCGGTGTAGTTCGGGCAAGTTCCGAAAATCTGATATTGAACAATCTGCCTGCGGGAATGTATTTTGTAAAAATAGCCGTAGGTGAGACAATAACATTACAAAAAATGGAAATAACGAAGTAA
- a CDS encoding tail fiber domain-containing protein, with protein sequence MFKKYLFFAFIGISNVALAQGVAVNTDNSTPDNSAMLDVKSTTKGLLTPRMTVAQRVAISSPATGLLVYQTDGTTGFYHYNGSAWTYLLNANTGWSTLGNAGTFVGSNFIGTTDNNDFVTRTNNTERMRVTADGNVGIGTLPLGGLHVYGGLGANSWTYLGGNLNGSAPNPSAGVKSGLMYGWNASGGSGESDLVWGTGLGVSPSLFFTTWDGTTKTRRMIITSSGNVGIGTSSPAQKLDVWGNLCFAGALMPSNVAGTAGQVLTSAGAGIAPTWTSINNGLTLTSGVMQLGGTLTKATTISTNSFTLNVAGSSLTTTIASTGYVGIGATPNAPLEFGTTVANRKIVLYGTSNNDHQFYGMGVNASTYRFQVDATSSDFVYYAGTTSTTSNELMRIKGNGNVGIGTNAPTAKLSVNGTANNATGNWTVFSDARVKTVTGQFTDGLDVVKQINPITFQYNENAPFPVKDEQIGIIAQELEKIAPYMVCKQKNDKIKDLREVNPQAYTFLLINAIKEQQAQIEALEAANAGLKSENAGFKTKLSEIDTLKAEMKQIKDLLNIEASNKK encoded by the coding sequence ATGTTTAAAAAATACTTATTCTTCGCTTTCATTGGTATCAGCAACGTAGCTTTAGCGCAAGGCGTAGCCGTCAATACAGACAACTCCACTCCAGACAATTCTGCCATGTTGGACGTAAAATCCACTACCAAAGGCCTACTTACTCCGCGCATGACCGTCGCCCAACGTGTTGCCATCAGCAGCCCCGCCACGGGCTTGTTGGTGTACCAAACAGATGGAACAACAGGCTTTTATCATTACAACGGCTCGGCTTGGACCTATTTGCTCAATGCCAATACAGGTTGGAGTACGTTAGGCAATGCGGGAACTTTTGTTGGTTCTAATTTTATCGGAACGACAGATAACAATGATTTTGTAACACGTACTAATAACACAGAAAGAATGCGTGTAACCGCTGACGGCAATGTGGGTATTGGCACACTCCCCTTAGGAGGCTTGCATGTATATGGCGGATTGGGTGCAAACTCATGGACGTATTTGGGTGGTAACCTTAATGGTTCTGCTCCGAACCCATCGGCAGGCGTAAAATCTGGGCTAATGTATGGCTGGAATGCCTCTGGTGGTTCTGGCGAATCTGACCTTGTTTGGGGTACAGGCTTAGGGGTATCACCTTCCTTATTTTTTACAACTTGGGACGGCACAACCAAAACCAGAAGAATGATTATCACCAGCTCAGGTAATGTAGGCATTGGCACTTCTTCCCCCGCCCAAAAATTAGATGTATGGGGAAATTTATGTTTTGCAGGGGCTTTGATGCCCAGCAATGTTGCAGGTACAGCAGGACAAGTGCTTACTTCGGCAGGAGCAGGAATTGCTCCGACTTGGACAAGTATTAATAACGGCCTTACGCTAACCAGTGGGGTCATGCAATTGGGAGGGACTTTAACCAAAGCAACCACTATTTCAACGAATAGTTTTACACTTAATGTAGCAGGTTCAAGTCTTACTACCACCATTGCAAGTACAGGTTATGTAGGTATTGGGGCAACCCCTAATGCGCCATTAGAATTTGGAACTACCGTTGCAAACCGCAAGATAGTTTTGTACGGAACTTCCAACAACGACCACCAATTTTATGGAATGGGCGTAAACGCATCTACTTACCGTTTTCAAGTGGATGCCACAAGCTCCGATTTTGTTTACTATGCGGGAACAACCAGTACTACTTCTAATGAATTAATGCGCATTAAAGGAAATGGGAATGTAGGCATTGGTACTAATGCCCCAACTGCCAAACTTTCGGTGAATGGCACAGCCAACAATGCTACAGGAAACTGGACCGTGTTCTCGGATGCACGCGTAAAAACAGTAACAGGCCAGTTCACGGATGGTTTGGATGTGGTAAAACAAATTAATCCTATTACCTTCCAATACAATGAAAATGCGCCGTTCCCTGTGAAAGACGAGCAAATTGGTATCATTGCCCAAGAATTAGAAAAAATTGCGCCTTACATGGTCTGCAAACAAAAAAATGACAAAATCAAGGATTTGCGCGAGGTAAACCCACAAGCCTACACTTTCCTTTTGATTAATGCCATTAAAGAACAACAAGCCCAAATCGAGGCTTTAGAAGCTGCTAACGCTGGACTAAAATCAGAAAATGCAGGTTTTAAAACTAAACTTTCTGAAATAGACACGCTGAAAGCAGAAATGAAGCAAATAAAAGATTTGCTCAATATCGAAGCATCTAACAAAAAGTAA
- a CDS encoding tail fiber domain-containing protein: MLKKYLFIALVGASNMALAQGVAVNTDNTAPDNSAMLDVKSTTKGLLTPRMTAAQRAAISSPATGLLVYQTDGTTGFYHYNGSAWIYLLNGNTGWGVTGNGSTSASSNFIGTTDATDFVARTNNTERFRIASAGNVGIGGVPSPLGALHVSGPVGANSWTYIGGNLNGTANPSTSMNYGLMYGWNASGGLGESDLVWGTGLGAAPSLNFTTWNGTTKTRRVTITSAGNVGIGTTSPSSLVHALTSSTSPTILVENTLATSYAMIGYKGTGREYRVGTGNASESTYGVNDKFFVFDYSANAMRMAIDASGNMGIGTTSPTSRLHVLNGMITTENTTATSYAMVSYKGSGREYRVGTGGASESGYGVANTFFVFDVNANSMRMAIDASGNMGVGTTSPSEKIDVPSGKINVGQLTGYQTKIGAGFIDFYDVTGATKTSNIAQNNSSGDLYINNLTASNNTIINYNNGGFLGIGTNAPTVKLQVYNGSTTGKYTTTGWTHSSDARLKTNVMPVTQALALVSQLNGVYYNWKQTPNANRQIGFLAQDVRKIVPEVVEGKEGDIEKGETLSMAYQNLVPVLVNAIKEQQAQIEALKTENASLKIQNSSVEAKLNNMEASIQELKSLLLLEAKQK; the protein is encoded by the coding sequence ATGCTAAAAAAATACTTATTCATTGCTTTGGTAGGCGCAAGCAATATGGCTTTGGCGCAAGGTGTAGCTGTAAACACAGACAATACAGCCCCCGACAATTCGGCCATGTTGGACGTAAAATCTACCACCAAAGGCTTACTTACTCCGCGCATGACAGCAGCGCAACGTGCGGCCATTAGCAGCCCTGCTACAGGTCTATTGGTTTACCAAACTGACGGAACAACAGGTTTTTATCATTATAATGGCTCGGCATGGATTTATTTGCTCAATGGCAATACAGGTTGGGGCGTTACAGGCAACGGCAGCACTTCGGCCAGTAGTAATTTTATTGGCACAACAGATGCCACAGACTTTGTGGCACGCACTAACAATACAGAACGTTTTCGCATTGCCAGTGCTGGCAATGTGGGAATTGGTGGTGTACCAAGCCCTCTGGGGGCTTTGCACGTGTCTGGGCCAGTGGGTGCAAATTCATGGACATACATCGGTGGTAACCTGAATGGTACAGCCAATCCATCAACAAGCATGAACTACGGGTTAATGTATGGTTGGAACGCTTCAGGAGGACTTGGTGAGTCTGATCTTGTTTGGGGTACAGGCTTAGGTGCGGCACCTTCATTAAATTTTACTACTTGGAACGGCACAACTAAAACCAGAAGAGTGACCATCACAAGCGCAGGCAATGTAGGTATTGGCACTACCTCGCCCAGTAGTTTAGTACACGCCCTGACAAGTAGTACATCACCTACCATTTTGGTCGAAAATACGCTTGCCACAAGCTATGCCATGATTGGCTACAAAGGCACTGGCCGCGAATACAGAGTAGGTACGGGTAACGCAAGTGAAAGTACTTATGGGGTAAATGATAAATTTTTTGTATTTGATTATAGTGCCAATGCCATGCGTATGGCCATTGACGCATCTGGAAATATGGGCATCGGGACAACTTCTCCGACAAGCCGCCTACATGTCCTAAACGGTATGATTACGACCGAAAACACGACAGCGACAAGCTATGCCATGGTAAGTTATAAAGGCAGTGGCAGAGAATATAGAGTGGGAACTGGCGGCGCAAGCGAGTCAGGATATGGCGTAGCCAATACTTTTTTTGTGTTTGATGTAAATGCCAATTCCATGCGTATGGCCATCGACGCGTCGGGGAACATGGGTGTCGGCACGACTTCGCCCAGCGAAAAAATAGATGTGCCTTCTGGCAAAATCAATGTAGGCCAATTAACAGGTTATCAAACTAAAATTGGAGCTGGTTTTATTGATTTTTACGATGTTACGGGAGCAACTAAAACTTCTAATATTGCTCAAAACAATTCCAGCGGCGATTTGTATATCAACAATTTAACCGCCAGTAACAACACTATTATTAACTACAATAACGGCGGTTTCCTTGGTATCGGTACAAACGCGCCAACTGTAAAACTTCAGGTTTACAACGGCTCTACAACAGGCAAATATACGACTACAGGTTGGACGCACAGCTCTGACGCACGCCTAAAAACTAACGTAATGCCTGTAACACAAGCCCTTGCGCTTGTATCACAACTTAACGGCGTATATTACAACTGGAAGCAAACACCTAATGCCAACCGTCAAATTGGTTTCTTGGCGCAAGACGTTCGTAAAATCGTACCGGAGGTGGTAGAAGGCAAAGAAGGTGACATCGAAAAAGGCGAAACACTTTCGATGGCTTATCAAAATCTTGTGCCTGTATTGGTAAATGCCATCAAAGAGCAACAAGCCCAAATCGAGGCGTTGAAAACAGAAAATGCGTCTCTAAAAATCCAAAACAGTTCGGTAGAAGCAAAGCTAAATAACATGGAAGCGAGCATTCAAGAACTGAAAAGTTTACTTCTGTTAGAAGCGAAACAGAAGTAA
- the ruvA gene encoding Holliday junction branch migration protein RuvA yields the protein MIAYIDGKLVHKDPAFVIIDVHGVGYQLKISLNTYAALKDSSERCRLHTYLHIKEDAHTLYGFFDTDEKKLFLHLISVSGIGPGTALLALSSMPAVELQQAIATENLRVVQSIKGIGAKTAQRMILELRDKVRKEAISQFPDMPDLVSVSAHNTSRSEALSALVALGIAKPAAEKTLDTIIKRDGADLSVEDLIKKALKQ from the coding sequence ATGATTGCTTATATAGACGGAAAACTTGTACATAAAGACCCTGCTTTTGTCATTATAGACGTGCACGGCGTAGGCTACCAACTCAAAATTTCGCTTAATACTTACGCTGCCCTCAAAGATTCGTCGGAGCGTTGTCGGTTGCACACCTATTTACACATCAAAGAAGATGCACACACATTGTACGGCTTTTTTGATACGGACGAGAAAAAACTTTTTCTACACTTGATTTCCGTTTCGGGTATTGGGCCGGGTACGGCTTTGTTGGCACTTTCTTCTATGCCTGCCGTCGAGTTGCAACAGGCCATTGCCACCGAAAATTTGCGCGTGGTGCAGTCCATCAAAGGCATTGGCGCGAAAACCGCCCAACGCATGATATTGGAGTTGCGCGACAAAGTACGCAAAGAAGCCATTAGCCAATTTCCTGATATGCCTGATTTGGTTAGCGTTAGTGCGCACAATACGAGCCGCTCGGAGGCGTTATCTGCACTAGTTGCTTTGGGCATTGCCAAGCCTGCGGCCGAAAAAACATTGGATACTATCATCAAACGCGATGGTGCGGACTTGTCGGTAGAAGACCTTATCAAAAAGGCATTAAAGCAATAA